A stretch of the Tardiphaga sp. 709 genome encodes the following:
- a CDS encoding S26 family signal peptidase, with amino-acid sequence MNGRFSTLAVMLFGIAVLVAPVVAEPVPLYVWNASESVPLGLYRLRPADRLSVTELVAIKPPEPLATFLDLNGYLPVGIPMLKRVLALPGQTVCRSGRTISVDKIDMGEARERDSRGRPLPVWHGCRVVGEDELFLMNWQSKDSLDGRYFGPIAASAVIGRAFPVWTGEE; translated from the coding sequence ATGAATGGTCGGTTCTCGACGCTCGCAGTCATGCTTTTTGGAATCGCCGTTCTCGTTGCACCGGTCGTCGCGGAGCCGGTTCCCCTCTACGTGTGGAATGCTTCCGAAAGTGTACCGCTTGGCCTCTATCGCTTACGGCCCGCGGACAGACTGTCTGTCACCGAACTCGTCGCCATCAAGCCACCCGAGCCGCTGGCGACCTTTCTTGACCTGAACGGCTATCTGCCAGTCGGCATTCCCATGTTGAAGCGCGTGCTGGCGCTTCCGGGCCAAACGGTTTGCAGAAGCGGGCGCACAATCTCGGTCGATAAGATCGACATGGGTGAGGCGCGCGAGCGAGACAGCCGCGGCCGGCCACTACCGGTCTGGCACGGCTGTCGTGTTGTCGGCGAGGACGAACTCTTTCTCATGAACTGGCAGTCCAAGGACTCGCTGGACGGCCGGTACTTCGGGCCGATCGCGGCATCTGCCGTCATCGGCCGCGCGTTCCCGGTGTGGACTGGGGAGGAGTGA
- a CDS encoding DUF2840 domain-containing protein has translation MSDLTQVEILWLEKRIENRIRFGRIVEEQILDRRRRVVSFAPGSIFAFVRWTSNDFGTVISRIDILRAVAAGQRCATVPYVRPGGDILLRLSGWPKVERVLQLIDVIEALGIDPADAAPDYWHHVHNRLSVNEAPRTYTKSRHQAWLHRQRIAP, from the coding sequence ATGAGCGATCTCACGCAGGTCGAGATTCTGTGGCTTGAGAAGCGTATCGAGAACCGGATTCGCTTCGGCCGCATTGTCGAAGAGCAGATTCTTGATCGCCGCCGGCGCGTTGTGTCATTTGCGCCCGGCAGCATCTTCGCGTTCGTCCGCTGGACCTCGAATGACTTCGGCACGGTCATCTCGCGGATCGACATCTTGCGGGCCGTTGCGGCCGGCCAGCGTTGCGCCACGGTGCCCTATGTGAGACCCGGCGGCGACATTCTGTTGCGGCTGTCGGGCTGGCCCAAGGTCGAGCGGGTGCTGCAACTGATCGATGTGATCGAGGCGCTCGGCATCGATCCCGCGGACGCTGCACCCGATTATTGGCATCACGTCCATAACCGCCTGTCCGTCAACGAAGCTCCACGAACCTATACCAAGTCGCGTCACCAGGCGTGGCTTCACCGGCAGAGGATCGCGCCATGA
- a CDS encoding replication initiator protein A: protein MTRHRHKSEREQLDLFRALPGDLAPRDAQDLMAYPFFSLAKSKRVVPIDFRAGTITIRVEAVPEHGMATIWDADVLIWAASQIVEARDAGLKTSRLMAATPYEILTFVGRGTGARDYDRLKAGLDRLQSTTVLTSIRQPTERRRHRFSWINEWKETADAHGRPFGLELILPDWFYVGVLDDALVLTIDPAYFDLTGGLERWLYRLVRKHGGRQEGGWSFDFIYLHAKSGSLSPLKHFAYDLREIVRRQTLPGYRLVIERDLRGTERLIFAPIPVDPFAERLRKRGLVPQSEDGL from the coding sequence GTGACGAGACATCGGCATAAATCTGAGCGCGAACAGCTTGATCTCTTTCGCGCGTTGCCCGGCGATCTCGCGCCGCGCGATGCGCAGGATCTGATGGCGTATCCGTTTTTCTCTCTCGCAAAATCCAAGCGTGTCGTACCGATCGATTTTCGCGCGGGAACCATCACTATTCGTGTCGAGGCCGTGCCGGAACATGGCATGGCGACCATCTGGGACGCGGACGTTCTGATCTGGGCTGCCTCACAGATAGTCGAGGCGCGTGACGCCGGCCTGAAGACGTCGCGCCTGATGGCTGCAACGCCTTACGAAATTCTGACCTTCGTTGGCCGCGGCACCGGTGCACGCGATTATGATCGGCTGAAGGCCGGTCTCGACAGGTTACAATCAACCACCGTGCTGACCTCGATCCGTCAGCCGACCGAACGGCGCCGGCATCGCTTCTCCTGGATTAACGAGTGGAAGGAGACCGCCGATGCACATGGGCGACCATTTGGCCTCGAGCTAATACTGCCGGATTGGTTCTACGTGGGCGTCCTGGACGACGCGCTCGTGCTGACGATTGACCCCGCCTATTTCGATCTGACCGGTGGACTTGAGCGCTGGCTTTATCGGCTGGTCCGCAAGCATGGCGGTCGCCAGGAGGGCGGCTGGAGCTTTGACTTTATCTACCTTCACGCCAAGTCCGGTAGCCTCTCGCCGCTCAAGCATTTTGCTTACGACCTGCGCGAGATCGTCCGTCGCCAGACATTGCCTGGCTATCGGCTCGTTATCGAGCGTGACCTCCGCGGCACCGAGCGTCTCATCTTCGCGCCCATCCCGGTCGATCCATTCGCCGAGCGGCTGCGCAAGCGCGGGCTCGTTCCTCAATCGGAGGACGGCCTGTGA
- a CDS encoding helix-turn-helix domain-containing protein, with product MPDPMAGLPPRFLRTPEAARFLGLSGRTLEKHRTYGTGPTYRKIGGRVVYALIDLQAWADRGAKTSTSDPGKGTVLPAKKHAAVLRPYAGQERR from the coding sequence ATGCCCGATCCTATGGCCGGCTTGCCGCCGCGCTTTCTGCGCACCCCCGAGGCCGCGCGATTCCTGGGTCTCTCCGGCCGCACGCTGGAAAAACACCGTACCTACGGCACCGGTCCGACCTACCGCAAAATTGGAGGCCGAGTCGTCTATGCGCTCATTGATCTGCAGGCCTGGGCCGATCGCGGTGCCAAGACGTCAACGTCCGATCCGGGGAAGGGCACCGTGCTGCCCGCCAAGAAACACGCAGCAGTGCTGCGCCCATATGCCGGGCAAGAGCGACGCTGA
- a CDS encoding DUF2285 domain-containing protein, with product MSMSYTAVLPLDSAFEVRAHAANRLWRAINGRAPGPAFHELSLQRRERLVLAVRALDGRMDGGTYRAVAEVLFGKKRIPERAWKTHDLRNRTIRLVQSGVALMRGGYRELLRYRRKQK from the coding sequence ATGAGCATGTCGTATACGGCGGTGCTGCCGCTCGACTCTGCCTTCGAAGTTCGCGCGCACGCCGCCAATCGGCTGTGGCGGGCCATCAATGGGCGTGCGCCCGGTCCGGCATTCCATGAACTGTCTCTTCAGCGTCGTGAACGTTTGGTTCTGGCGGTTCGTGCGCTCGATGGGCGCATGGACGGCGGTACCTATCGTGCGGTCGCCGAAGTGTTGTTCGGCAAGAAGCGCATCCCCGAGCGTGCCTGGAAAACCCACGATCTCCGCAATCGCACCATTCGCCTGGTCCAGAGCGGCGTTGCGTTGATGCGTGGCGGCTATCGCGAGTTGCTGCGTTACAGGCGCAAACAGAAGTAG
- a CDS encoding transcriptional regulator domain-containing protein has product MLNWGLPATSWIRIYCPAIFDMLRGVRAMPEFDWRAPESYKRVQDAEITAIAWEYLRRNPDYRRDYEEMVGAGRVHNVTAGFRRRWGLCFRS; this is encoded by the coding sequence ATGCTCAATTGGGGACTTCCTGCAACCTCTTGGATCCGAATTTATTGCCCCGCAATCTTCGATATGTTGCGTGGGGTCAGAGCAATGCCTGAATTCGACTGGCGAGCGCCAGAGTCGTACAAGCGCGTACAAGATGCCGAAATCACCGCCATCGCCTGGGAATACCTTCGTCGCAATCCGGACTATCGGCGTGACTACGAGGAGATGGTCGGGGCAGGGCGCGTTCATAATGTGACTGCCGGATTCAGGAGGAGATGGGGCCTCTGCTTTCGCTCATGA
- a CDS encoding DNA -binding domain-containing protein produces MQTPPLDPNVADVAPTDPALTVYDEQHVVTYMRLLAAESEGADWREVARVVLHLDPDSEPVRARNAFESHLARAKWMTEHGYRHFLRGGATK; encoded by the coding sequence ATGCAGACACCGCCGCTCGATCCTAACGTCGCGGACGTTGCGCCCACCGATCCGGCGCTGACGGTCTACGACGAGCAGCATGTTGTGACGTATATGCGCCTTCTCGCCGCCGAGTCTGAGGGGGCCGACTGGCGAGAAGTCGCGCGGGTCGTGCTGCATCTTGATCCCGACAGCGAACCAGTTCGTGCGCGCAATGCGTTTGAAAGCCATCTGGCCCGCGCCAAATGGATGACTGAGCATGGTTATCGTCATTTTTTACGCGGTGGCGCGACCAAATAG
- a CDS encoding helix-turn-helix transcriptional regulator — MDMRKLVGRNFERLRREKGFTQERFAEASGFTQQYISGLERGRRNPTVVTLFHLSSTLGVSHVELVQPDDEARDERPKTTKRKT; from the coding sequence ATGGATATGCGCAAACTTGTGGGCCGAAATTTCGAACGGCTGAGAAGGGAAAAAGGCTTCACCCAGGAGCGTTTCGCTGAGGCCTCCGGCTTCACGCAGCAATATATCAGCGGTCTCGAACGCGGCCGGCGAAATCCGACGGTCGTAACGCTATTCCATCTTTCCAGCACGCTCGGCGTCAGTCACGTCGAGCTCGTTCAGCCCGATGATGAAGCGCGCGACGAACGGCCGAAGACAACCAAGCGAAAGACTTAG
- a CDS encoding DUF932 domain-containing protein has protein sequence MVTLTQNEQPVSNGFRVDVSRGERVGRVSSEWFSRPDDERFLSLTDLYESVRRRAEHAQARTVESRAVRVDASRDNAERLALMVPGHDEPVAPTHWSFGQLCSLVGAPSSYMRQLPAPLAAINLQHGLLSHRAELVKTLEAGDGRVELRAVTGPDYGRIWDHELVAAVMKIAGNGIGDTRWKVPGVLDWTAMTHNPFVDVTKDTTTLYASDRDVFLFLVDDTHPIEAGRLPDGSPDLYFRGFYCWNSEVGSKKLGIASFYLRAVCMNRNLWGVENFEQVTIRHSKFAALRFAHEAAPALTSFADSSPAPFIAGIRAARERIVARTGENRENFLRQRGFSKSETVKIIETVLHEEGRPPESVFDFVQGITALARGKAHQDARLELEGKAKRLLERVI, from the coding sequence ATGGTGACCCTGACCCAGAACGAGCAGCCCGTTTCCAATGGCTTTCGCGTGGACGTGTCGCGCGGCGAGCGTGTTGGCCGCGTGTCGTCAGAATGGTTTTCCCGACCCGATGACGAGCGCTTTCTCAGCCTGACTGATCTTTATGAATCGGTGCGTCGCCGCGCCGAGCACGCACAAGCCCGCACCGTGGAAAGCCGCGCGGTCAGGGTGGATGCGAGCCGGGACAATGCCGAGCGGCTGGCTCTGATGGTACCGGGACATGACGAACCAGTGGCGCCTACACATTGGAGTTTTGGACAATTGTGTAGCCTTGTCGGTGCACCGTCATCCTATATGCGGCAGCTTCCCGCGCCGCTGGCCGCGATCAATCTGCAACACGGTTTGCTGTCGCACCGCGCCGAGCTTGTGAAAACACTGGAAGCAGGTGACGGTCGCGTCGAGCTTCGCGCGGTCACCGGCCCGGACTATGGCCGCATCTGGGATCACGAACTTGTCGCAGCCGTGATGAAGATCGCGGGTAACGGCATTGGCGATACGCGGTGGAAGGTGCCCGGCGTACTCGATTGGACTGCGATGACGCACAACCCTTTCGTGGATGTCACCAAGGACACCACGACGCTCTACGCCAGCGACCGCGACGTATTCCTGTTTCTGGTGGATGATACCCATCCGATCGAGGCCGGACGTCTGCCGGATGGATCGCCGGATTTGTATTTTCGCGGCTTCTATTGCTGGAATAGCGAAGTCGGATCGAAGAAGCTCGGCATCGCCTCATTTTATCTCCGGGCGGTCTGCATGAACCGCAATCTCTGGGGCGTCGAGAACTTCGAGCAAGTCACCATCCGGCATTCAAAATTTGCCGCGCTGCGGTTTGCTCATGAGGCGGCGCCGGCTCTGACTAGCTTCGCCGACTCGTCGCCCGCGCCGTTCATCGCGGGTATCAGGGCCGCGCGTGAGCGGATCGTCGCTCGTACAGGAGAGAATCGGGAGAACTTCTTGCGCCAGCGCGGGTTCTCCAAATCCGAGACGGTGAAAATCATCGAGACTGTGTTGCATGAAGAAGGCCGTCCGCCGGAAAGCGTGTTCGATTTTGTGCAGGGGATCACCGCGCTGGCCCGTGGCAAGGCGCACCAAGACGCGCGTCTTGAACTTGAGGGGAAGGCGAAGCGGCTGCTGGAACGCGTCATCTGA
- a CDS encoding DUF736 domain-containing protein, whose translation MATIGTFTASNNGFTGSVKTLTLNVKATFVATEKENDKAPDYRILTGATEFGAAWKKTARETDREYLSVKLDDPSFPAPIYASLVKGEGDDSFTLIWSRRNGD comes from the coding sequence ATGGCTACCATCGGAACCTTCACTGCGTCGAACAACGGCTTCACCGGCTCGGTCAAGACACTGACGCTCAACGTCAAGGCGACATTCGTCGCGACCGAAAAGGAAAACGACAAGGCGCCCGACTATCGTATCCTGACAGGCGCCACCGAGTTCGGCGCTGCCTGGAAGAAGACCGCACGGGAAACCGATCGCGAATATCTTTCAGTCAAGCTCGATGATCCGAGCTTCCCGGCACCGATCTACGCCTCGTTGGTGAAAGGCGAGGGCGACGACAGCTTCACGCTGATCTGGTCCCGCCGCAACGGCGACTGA